The following proteins come from a genomic window of Sulfoacidibacillus ferrooxidans:
- a CDS encoding MFS transporter: protein MIGIKNNIHPIAMQLMWIRGLRSIGQGAMVVDLTLYLQDLHWSGVAIGGVTSGAGIMGAMLILMVGLLSDRMGRKPFLLIYEVLTLMCSLAASVTSAALLLMVAIVIVGFGRGQSGAAGPFSPAEQALLAQYVSQSDRGRVFSLNNAIGFIGMAIGSIVGGLPDLIHGSSPLENYRPVFLTIAVFSLLCILIILRIPEVKNRSANEPIHEEQARTEAQQEKQVRKKENHALTVLALVNVLNGLAVGLTGPMMAYWFRLRYGASTGAIGATLSISFLLTGIFSILSGRIAARMGMVKSVTWMRIIGSICMLALAFMPTFTLASLFFILRNAINRATQGNRNALSASLTRDKRRGLATSINALSMRLPSSIGPTISGYLFDADLLSLPLILTAVLQLANAGLYQWVFGRWDQQTPSPSHEKE from the coding sequence ATGATTGGGATAAAAAATAACATTCATCCGATTGCTATGCAATTGATGTGGATTCGTGGTCTACGAAGTATTGGTCAAGGAGCTATGGTCGTCGACCTTACACTCTATCTTCAAGACTTACACTGGAGTGGCGTAGCTATTGGTGGGGTAACATCAGGTGCAGGGATCATGGGAGCCATGCTTATACTCATGGTTGGTTTACTCAGTGATCGAATGGGACGAAAACCATTCTTACTCATCTATGAGGTGCTAACACTGATGTGTTCTCTTGCAGCTAGTGTCACTTCTGCCGCGCTCCTTCTCATGGTAGCCATCGTGATTGTGGGCTTTGGCCGAGGACAAAGCGGTGCAGCAGGACCCTTTAGCCCAGCAGAGCAAGCATTACTCGCTCAATATGTATCACAGTCTGATCGCGGTCGTGTCTTTAGTTTGAATAATGCAATAGGCTTTATAGGGATGGCTATTGGCAGTATCGTTGGTGGGCTACCTGATCTCATTCATGGGTCATCTCCTCTTGAGAATTATCGACCCGTTTTCCTGACGATAGCTGTGTTTTCTTTGCTGTGTATCTTGATCATCCTTCGCATTCCAGAGGTGAAAAATCGTTCTGCTAACGAACCCATCCATGAGGAGCAGGCGCGTACTGAAGCACAACAAGAAAAACAAGTTCGCAAAAAGGAAAATCACGCACTGACTGTTTTAGCGCTAGTCAATGTGTTAAATGGGCTTGCAGTAGGCTTAACAGGCCCTATGATGGCCTACTGGTTTCGTTTGCGCTACGGTGCTAGCACCGGTGCAATTGGTGCTACGCTTTCCATTAGTTTTTTGTTGACAGGCATCTTCTCGATTTTGAGTGGTCGAATCGCTGCTCGTATGGGTATGGTTAAATCCGTGACTTGGATGCGTATCATTGGATCCATATGTATGCTGGCTTTAGCTTTTATGCCTACCTTTACCTTGGCATCCCTTTTCTTTATTCTTCGCAATGCCATCAACCGTGCGACACAAGGTAACCGCAATGCGCTCAGTGCCAGTCTAACTCGTGACAAAAGAAGAGGACTAGCAACGAGCATCAATGCGTTATCCATGCGGCTACCTTCATCCATTGGTCCTACCATCTCCGGTTATTTATTTGATGCTGATCTGCTCTCACTACCACTCATACTTACGGCAGTGCTACAGCTAGCCAATGCAGGGTTGTATCAATGGGTATTTGGACGATGGGATCAACAGACGCCTAGCCCATCTCATGAAAAGGAGTAG
- a CDS encoding ABC transporter permease, producing MVNLIRNENMKIYRRSRTWVMMVLLVIVIALVAIVMVTHQPAPGSNWKQNMIVQTDQLQQEIAHTRHMPAKEIAQLQAKIKVNQYDIVHNMNPSQTTGWGFAATAENIAPVLIAFILVVAGDSVASEFSSGTIKMLLTQPATRAHILLAKYLALLMYSLFATIFMFVCSVLLGWIFFGIAGAGSPEVYLDAHQTIQQMSVLSYVLMQYGFLWIQIVMTATIAFMISAIFRSSALAITISLLAFLIGSTVVSALSSYSWVKYILFANTDLSQFVVNGPSIQGLTLGFSISILVAYFIVMNILAWVFFVKRDVAYT from the coding sequence ATGGTTAACCTCATTCGCAATGAAAACATGAAAATTTATCGCCGATCTCGAACGTGGGTCATGATGGTGCTCCTTGTGATCGTGATCGCTCTTGTGGCGATTGTGATGGTCACTCATCAGCCAGCGCCAGGATCGAATTGGAAACAAAACATGATCGTACAGACGGATCAATTACAACAAGAAATCGCTCACACAAGGCACATGCCCGCAAAAGAAATTGCCCAATTACAGGCAAAAATTAAAGTCAATCAATACGATATCGTACATAATATGAATCCTAGTCAAACGACCGGGTGGGGGTTCGCTGCTACGGCAGAAAATATAGCCCCTGTCTTAATTGCGTTTATTCTCGTTGTTGCAGGTGATAGTGTAGCTAGTGAATTTAGCTCTGGAACCATCAAGATGTTGCTCACGCAACCAGCGACTAGAGCTCATATTCTCCTGGCTAAGTATCTGGCACTGCTGATGTATAGCTTATTTGCGACGATCTTTATGTTTGTCTGTTCTGTTCTTCTTGGCTGGATATTTTTTGGCATAGCAGGAGCAGGGTCACCAGAGGTCTATCTGGATGCACACCAAACGATTCAACAGATGAGTGTTTTGTCCTATGTATTGATGCAATATGGATTTTTATGGATACAAATTGTGATGACTGCGACCATTGCCTTTATGATCTCTGCTATTTTCCGTAGCAGTGCACTTGCGATTACGATCTCTCTTCTCGCCTTTTTAATTGGCAGTACGGTGGTCAGTGCACTGTCAAGTTACAGCTGGGTCAAATATATTCTCTTTGCCAATACGGATCTCTCGCAGTTTGTCGTCAATGGTCCGAGCATTCAGGGTCTGACACTTGGATTTTCTATCAGCATACTTGTAGCGTATTTTATCGTGATGAACATCTTAGCGTGGGTCTTTTTTGTCAAGCGAGATGTAGCATACACGTAA
- the sat gene encoding sulfate adenylyltransferase — MTALSPHGGVLVHRRIGPYTDESCSNNLQRVIIDDVAISDLEQMGMGAFSPLVGFMDDMDYHSVVTQMRLANGIVWPLPIALPISADQAQLITLGETVLLIDEHGTPHATMVVTSKYQVNLNHVVNHLYQTNDFAHPGVMRTLERGSVHLGGPVSVFTTSTQDRYASYLRTPQETRQLFEKKGWKTIVGFQTRNPIHRAHEYIQKCALETMDGLFIHPLVGPTKADDVPAPLRMRAYETVIEHYYPTNRVALGIFTAAMRYAGPREAILHALVRKNFGCTHFIVGRDHAGVGNYYGTYDAQKIFSLFTPEEIGISPMFFDHAFYCKECGGMATEKTCPHDEKAHVFLSGTKVRTMLTAGIVPPEECTRRETARVLMEFYEETSASKHV, encoded by the coding sequence GTGACTGCTTTATCCCCACACGGTGGAGTACTTGTTCATCGACGCATCGGTCCATATACAGACGAATCGTGTTCAAACAACCTACAGCGCGTCATCATCGATGATGTTGCCATCAGCGATCTTGAACAAATGGGTATGGGAGCCTTTTCTCCGCTTGTTGGATTCATGGATGACATGGACTACCATTCCGTTGTTACGCAGATGCGACTGGCCAATGGCATCGTATGGCCATTGCCCATTGCTCTTCCTATTTCTGCCGATCAAGCACAACTAATTACACTTGGTGAAACGGTGCTTTTGATCGATGAGCATGGTACACCACACGCGACTATGGTTGTCACAAGTAAGTATCAGGTGAACTTGAATCATGTAGTGAACCATCTTTATCAAACCAATGATTTTGCACACCCAGGAGTCATGCGAACATTGGAACGAGGAAGCGTTCATCTGGGCGGTCCAGTGTCTGTGTTTACAACAAGCACACAGGATCGTTATGCAAGCTATCTACGCACGCCACAGGAAACGCGACAGCTGTTTGAAAAAAAGGGTTGGAAAACGATTGTCGGATTTCAAACACGCAATCCTATTCATCGAGCGCATGAATACATTCAAAAATGCGCGTTAGAAACGATGGATGGTTTATTTATTCATCCTCTGGTTGGGCCTACGAAAGCGGATGATGTTCCAGCACCACTGCGCATGCGTGCATATGAGACAGTCATTGAACACTACTATCCTACAAACCGCGTTGCACTGGGTATCTTTACTGCTGCGATGCGCTATGCTGGACCACGCGAAGCCATCTTACATGCATTGGTTCGAAAAAATTTTGGTTGTACACATTTTATTGTAGGTCGCGATCACGCTGGAGTAGGCAACTATTACGGTACGTACGACGCTCAAAAAATATTCTCGCTATTTACTCCTGAGGAGATTGGCATCTCGCCCATGTTCTTTGATCATGCCTTCTATTGTAAGGAGTGTGGAGGTATGGCCACGGAAAAAACGTGTCCTCACGATGAAAAGGCACACGTGTTTCTCTCTGGCACCAAAGTTCGCACCATGCTTACAGCGGGAATCGTGCCTCCTGAAGAATGTACACGCCGCGAAACTGCACGTGTATTAATGGAGTTTTATGAAGAGACATCTGCTTCGAAGCATGTCTGA
- the cysC gene encoding adenylyl-sulfate kinase, translating into MVVSEHLVFQKNKVDRSARENVHGHKGAVVWLTGLSGSGKSTMAVELEWHLYRQGIHTYLLDGDNVRLGLNQDLGFSLRDREENIRRVGHLAQLFVDAGMVVIVAMISPLRKDREWVRSLFAQGEFIETFIDCPLDICIERDPKGLYKKALAGSIPDFTGISSPYEHPIHADLTIRTHQVSISEAVSTIETHLVAQIIPERSSQTLQKTHVLHQR; encoded by the coding sequence ATAGTAGTTAGCGAACATCTAGTTTTTCAAAAAAATAAGGTGGACCGTTCTGCTCGTGAAAATGTGCACGGACACAAAGGTGCTGTCGTTTGGTTGACAGGACTTTCTGGTTCAGGAAAATCAACGATGGCTGTAGAATTAGAGTGGCATCTGTATCGACAAGGTATTCACACCTACCTATTAGATGGAGACAATGTCAGACTCGGATTAAATCAAGACTTGGGTTTCTCCTTGCGAGATCGCGAAGAGAATATTCGACGTGTCGGTCATCTCGCACAATTATTTGTCGATGCAGGCATGGTCGTCATCGTAGCTATGATATCCCCCCTGCGCAAAGATCGCGAATGGGTACGCAGTCTCTTTGCACAAGGAGAATTCATCGAGACATTTATCGACTGTCCCCTTGATATCTGCATCGAAAGAGACCCTAAAGGATTGTATAAGAAAGCTCTTGCTGGATCGATCCCTGACTTCACAGGCATTAGCTCACCTTATGAACATCCGATCCACGCGGATTTAACCATCCGTACCCACCAAGTAAGTATCAGTGAAGCTGTGTCTACGATTGAGACCCATCTTGTTGCACAGATCATTCCTGAACGAAGTTCGCAAACATTGCAAAAGACACATGTACTTCATCAACGCTAA
- a CDS encoding class I SAM-dependent methyltransferase translates to MNSVQGSLKNKCMQWLWPMNMEKKHGSFQKPNESTQSIDHGVYHDGDDMSLYHTWVHRFGTPWEVADHIQKNPHGWCTPIEKYVAHVNGKKIAHIYGAQGSLDVALSLLGAKVTVMYPSMAASIYSQRLAQAASVDIRHIIVDGIFHPWGAQVGTYDLVLLEFAWLKDEASIEMAIHEAATLLKSGGQLMIQNTHSTIQTMMRSSLFERKGINPQIAQSLDMTPAILAETSEKKGIRPIITALSTKGLFVRLMEKGTTSQGHLVHESKGTLQTIIAEKL, encoded by the coding sequence ATGAATTCAGTACAAGGGTCTCTAAAAAACAAGTGTATGCAATGGTTGTGGCCGATGAATATGGAGAAAAAACATGGGTCATTCCAGAAGCCCAACGAGTCAACGCAGTCTATCGACCATGGTGTATACCATGATGGTGATGACATGAGCCTGTACCATACGTGGGTACATCGTTTTGGAACTCCTTGGGAGGTAGCAGATCACATACAAAAGAATCCTCATGGATGGTGTACCCCCATCGAGAAGTATGTAGCGCATGTGAACGGGAAAAAAATAGCTCATATATACGGAGCACAGGGTAGTTTAGACGTAGCACTCAGTCTACTTGGAGCTAAAGTAACTGTGATGTATCCATCCATGGCTGCGTCCATCTATAGTCAGCGATTAGCACAGGCAGCCAGTGTGGACATACGCCACATCATTGTGGATGGTATCTTCCATCCATGGGGAGCACAGGTAGGTACGTATGATCTCGTCCTCTTGGAGTTTGCATGGTTAAAGGATGAAGCCAGTATAGAGATGGCCATACATGAAGCAGCCACTTTGTTGAAATCTGGGGGACAGCTGATGATACAAAATACCCATTCGACGATCCAAACCATGATGAGATCCTCATTGTTTGAACGCAAGGGTATCAACCCACAGATTGCTCAGTCTTTGGATATGACTCCGGCTATTCTTGCAGAAACTAGTGAAAAGAAGGGGATTCGCCCCATCATTACGGCTTTATCTACCAAAGGGCTATTCGTCCGTTTGATGGAAAAGGGAACGACTTCACAGGGTCATTTAGTTCATGAATCGAAGGGTACACTCCAAACGATAATTGCAGAAAAATTATGA
- a CDS encoding SurA N-terminal domain-containing protein — protein MLEMLITQNLVELGSKKYHITASSQEINNALQNFEEQNGITTSSELQQALSENGMTLSELQNNLRIKVLEGKLAERNVSVTSAEIQTYYNQNKSKFESIIREIDSTQRSTIGDC, from the coding sequence GTGTTAGAAATGTTAATTACACAAAATTTAGTAGAATTAGGATCAAAGAAGTATCATATTACGGCCTCTAGTCAAGAGATAAACAATGCTTTACAAAATTTCGAAGAACAAAATGGCATCACCACCTCTAGTGAACTACAACAAGCGTTAAGTGAGAATGGAATGACTTTATCTGAACTTCAAAACAATTTACGAATTAAAGTGCTCGAGGGAAAATTAGCAGAACGAAATGTGTCCGTTACTTCAGCAGAAATTCAAACTTACTACAATCAAAATAAAAGTAAATTTGAATCAATCATCAGGGAAATTGATTCCACTCAAAGAAGTACAATCGGAGATTGCTAG
- a CDS encoding GtrA family protein, protein MNDIAAPSHNPTRPIQQRLVTRRYHRFLLVGVINACVDIGTLNGFMVLWPTHSFVQLLTYNTIAVLCTLATSYLLNRRWTFADQANSSRRQTWLFWIQGAANIVINDLILAIFSHEVFAHLTESTLINSDLSKGMAMFTSSSISYMMLRLLVFRAT, encoded by the coding sequence GTGAACGACATCGCTGCTCCATCGCACAACCCAACACGACCGATCCAACAGCGGCTTGTCACTCGACGGTACCATCGTTTCCTTCTAGTGGGCGTGATCAATGCCTGTGTAGATATTGGAACATTGAATGGATTCATGGTTCTATGGCCAACCCATTCATTCGTTCAACTGCTGACGTATAATACCATCGCCGTTTTATGCACCCTTGCAACAAGCTATCTACTCAATCGAAGATGGACATTTGCTGATCAGGCAAACTCTAGTCGGAGACAAACCTGGTTGTTTTGGATTCAAGGTGCTGCGAATATAGTGATCAATGATCTCATACTAGCTATTTTTTCACATGAAGTATTTGCTCACTTGACTGAATCGACTTTGATCAATAGTGATCTATCAAAAGGGATGGCTATGTTTACCTCTTCTTCTATCAGCTATATGATGCTACGGTTACTGGTTTTTAGGGCAACGTAA